A stretch of the Arthrobacter sp. PAMC 25486 genome encodes the following:
- a CDS encoding amidohydrolase, translating into MKLDFLIKNANILTMNPARPWAHSLGVWNGRIAGLDDDVTALPTHRTIDLGGLTVTPGFQDVHNHMAAFGQQLQEIDASGFTSAEELYDAVAASAAENPNREWITGSGYDQTRIGGHPERHKLDAASQGRKVMFIHRTSHMLVASTAVFETVGAMHPDYPVRAGGFLERDADGIPTGLVAEQAMAPFRDLRKPFSELDLVTALGLASEQYVAEGLTSVAEAGIGASPIVGSSPVELAAYQRGHESGAIRVRTQLMVAMENFHPLATAPSDGYSQGIDLGMHTGFGGERLSIGPVKIFTDGALMSRTASMTENFCGHNHAGVMQFGFEQLRDLAVAAHTGGWQLAVHAIGDHAVDVALDVIAAATASKRRPDPRHRIEHASVVREDQLTRFVELGVIPSPQGRFVHELGDGVAEVVGIERMPWTYRHKSFLDAGLVVPGGSDRPVVKGAPLPAMQAMVERLTSSGREFSRHEGVSAFEALRSYTVHSAFASREEHFKGSLKSTYVADLVVLDQDPLAVPTEAIGHINVLATIIGGAVEFDPQGIMAG; encoded by the coding sequence ATGAAGCTGGATTTCCTGATTAAGAACGCAAATATCCTCACCATGAACCCGGCCCGGCCCTGGGCGCATTCCTTGGGCGTATGGAACGGGCGCATTGCCGGACTTGACGACGACGTCACGGCACTGCCAACACACCGAACCATTGATCTTGGCGGGTTGACGGTGACACCTGGATTCCAGGATGTGCACAACCACATGGCGGCATTTGGGCAACAGCTGCAGGAGATTGACGCCAGCGGGTTCACGTCGGCCGAGGAACTCTATGATGCCGTGGCCGCCAGCGCTGCGGAGAATCCCAACCGTGAATGGATCACCGGTTCCGGCTATGACCAGACACGCATTGGAGGACACCCCGAACGGCACAAGCTTGATGCTGCGTCGCAAGGACGAAAGGTCATGTTCATACACCGGACTTCTCACATGCTGGTGGCGAGTACGGCCGTCTTTGAGACCGTCGGTGCCATGCACCCCGACTATCCAGTGAGGGCTGGCGGTTTTCTTGAGCGGGATGCCGACGGCATACCCACCGGTCTCGTGGCGGAGCAGGCAATGGCGCCTTTTAGGGATCTTCGCAAACCTTTCAGTGAACTGGACTTGGTTACCGCACTGGGGCTAGCCAGTGAACAGTATGTGGCGGAGGGGTTGACATCAGTGGCGGAGGCCGGAATCGGGGCTTCCCCCATTGTGGGGTCCAGCCCCGTGGAGCTCGCAGCCTACCAGCGCGGCCACGAATCAGGCGCCATCCGCGTGCGAACACAGCTCATGGTGGCCATGGAGAATTTTCACCCCCTGGCCACGGCTCCTTCCGACGGGTACAGCCAAGGAATCGACCTGGGAATGCATACGGGGTTTGGTGGAGAACGGCTCAGCATTGGCCCGGTCAAAATATTCACCGACGGCGCTCTCATGAGCCGCACCGCATCCATGACCGAGAATTTCTGCGGACACAACCATGCCGGAGTCATGCAATTTGGTTTTGAGCAGTTGCGGGACCTTGCCGTGGCGGCACACACCGGAGGCTGGCAGCTGGCCGTGCACGCCATTGGCGACCACGCCGTTGACGTCGCGCTGGATGTTATTGCCGCAGCAACCGCCTCGAAGCGACGCCCGGATCCGCGCCACCGGATTGAACACGCATCAGTCGTGCGCGAAGATCAGTTGACCCGATTTGTTGAATTGGGTGTCATTCCTTCGCCGCAGGGACGGTTTGTCCATGAGCTTGGCGACGGTGTTGCCGAGGTCGTTGGAATCGAGCGGATGCCATGGACCTACAGGCACAAGTCGTTCCTGGACGCGGGGCTTGTGGTGCCGGGCGGTTCCGACCGTCCAGTGGTCAAGGGTGCTCCGTTGCCCGCCATGCAAGCAATGGTGGAACGGCTGACATCCTCAGGACGGGAGTTCTCCCGGCACGAGGGCGTCTCAGCCTTCGAGGCGTTGCGGAGTTATACGGTGCATTCGGCTTTTGCCTCCAGGGAAGAACATTTCAAGGGATCCTTGAAGTCCACTTATGTGGCCGACCTGGTGGTGCTGGATCAAGACCCCCTAGCAGTCCCCACGGAGGCGATCGGCCATATAAATGTGCTGGCAACGATCATTGGCGGTGCTGTCGAGTTTGACCCGCAAGGCATCATGGCCGGCTAG
- a CDS encoding PucR family transcriptional regulator, whose translation MLRLSTVLVFPELGLTRVAGPRSADPEVKWAHVSELHDPTPWLAGQELLLTTGLDLFRDPTDTFDYCARLAATGVAALGLSTGGSLPHNTIPAMLVDAADASGLVLVHVPEDTALQSVVRRVSDALNQEQTEPLRRALLAQRQLSEAAVSPDGVDAVLRAFASNTSFISAVYDPTLRLVASSGAVAQNEFELRRDEIRDRMFDGLRWSITTDDAVDATVVSPLGTQGRLRGVMIAVKRGQMSTYDRAILSMVTSLLCVLLELRHSGNYQNRVARGRAVDALTAGNLSPIEATVRLARAGVECTTVQCVSLPEGTSAPLVTAIVSGLKDACSDVLTRRRAGELIMLLCDPTEEVAAALTEILAKAGTGPVGMGTVVNPENSALSLRQAARARDLAKSRNVPFIALQGSSGYRAMLMLGDPAERANFADAVLQPLDDKDLQGTSQLVLALRSFLENASNVESAAIQLGVHRHTMRARLAKISELTGRDLNNASDLLELWLASEFREMAQAEGPSRP comes from the coding sequence TTGTTGAGACTTTCCACCGTCCTAGTCTTCCCAGAGCTTGGCTTAACCCGTGTTGCAGGACCACGGAGTGCGGACCCGGAGGTCAAGTGGGCCCATGTCAGCGAGCTGCACGACCCCACACCATGGCTCGCTGGACAAGAACTGTTACTCACCACGGGGCTTGACCTGTTCCGTGACCCAACCGACACCTTCGACTACTGCGCACGCTTGGCCGCGACAGGCGTTGCCGCCTTGGGCCTGAGCACCGGGGGCTCACTCCCGCACAACACTATTCCCGCCATGCTGGTGGATGCGGCGGATGCGTCCGGCCTTGTGCTTGTGCATGTGCCAGAAGACACGGCGTTGCAATCAGTGGTCCGCCGTGTCAGTGACGCGCTCAACCAGGAACAAACGGAACCGTTACGCCGAGCCCTCCTGGCCCAACGCCAGTTGTCCGAAGCGGCGGTTTCCCCAGACGGTGTGGACGCCGTCCTGCGGGCGTTCGCATCGAACACGAGCTTCATCTCCGCCGTCTACGACCCGACACTTCGCCTCGTGGCCAGCAGCGGTGCCGTGGCGCAGAACGAATTTGAGCTGCGGCGAGATGAGATCCGGGACCGCATGTTTGACGGCCTTCGCTGGTCGATCACCACCGACGATGCCGTCGATGCGACAGTCGTCTCGCCGCTTGGCACACAAGGTCGGCTGCGGGGCGTCATGATCGCCGTCAAACGCGGCCAAATGTCCACCTACGACCGGGCGATCCTTAGCATGGTGACATCACTTTTGTGTGTGCTCCTGGAACTGCGCCATTCCGGAAACTATCAGAACCGGGTGGCCCGGGGCCGCGCCGTCGACGCCCTGACCGCCGGAAACTTGAGCCCCATTGAGGCCACAGTCCGACTTGCCCGAGCCGGGGTGGAATGCACCACCGTCCAGTGCGTTTCCTTGCCGGAAGGCACCAGCGCCCCGCTGGTCACTGCCATCGTGTCTGGGCTCAAGGATGCCTGCTCTGACGTGCTGACCCGGAGAAGGGCAGGCGAATTGATCATGCTCCTCTGTGATCCCACCGAAGAGGTCGCCGCTGCCCTCACTGAAATCCTCGCCAAAGCCGGCACCGGTCCTGTCGGCATGGGCACCGTTGTGAATCCAGAGAATTCGGCCTTGAGCCTGCGCCAGGCCGCCCGTGCACGAGACCTTGCAAAAAGCCGCAACGTCCCTTTCATCGCGTTGCAGGGCAGCAGCGGCTACCGGGCGATGCTGATGCTTGGCGACCCCGCAGAACGGGCCAATTTCGCGGACGCCGTCCTGCAGCCCTTGGACGACAAGGATCTTCAAGGCACGTCGCAACTGGTTCTGGCCCTGCGCTCGTTTCTGGAGAATGCCAGCAATGTTGAATCCGCCGCGATTCAGCTTGGCGTCCACCGCCATACGATGCGCGCCCGTCTGGCAAAAATCTCCGAGCTCACAGGCCGGGACCTGAACAACGCCTCGGATCTTCTTGAATTGTGGCTGGCATCTGAGTTCCGCGAGATGGCCCAGGCCGAGGGGCCTAGCCGGCCATGA
- a CDS encoding MFS transporter, producing MSTNTTSRRALNRVAASAFAGTAMEWYDYILYGTASAVVFAHLFFPSHDLAVATMLSFATFAAGFVARPLGAIIFGHLGDKLGRRTAVIGSIVLMGISTGVIGLLPNYPAVGIIAPLALLLLRLFQGISAGGEWGGAMVLVLEHAPKKKHGIYAAIPQLGSPVATLLSTGALAIVATLPNDDFLTWGWRIPFLMAFPFLGVALYLRFRVEESPVFKQMQAEHVVVKVPLVSAIRHTGGRMLLGGMAALLGGSGFFIMTTFMISYGTNVLGFERQTMLNATLFGAVAQIVVIVVSGRMADKIGAWKVCAGGALISALAAFPVFALVDTGNAALATLGVVLGMGALTIPYGPIGSLLSGMFPAQYRYSAMAVSYNVFGIIGGFLPIISQVLLVQTGNASWGVALLLMGVSLISMVGAIGAGSRGVAAKRAKEDIAEQARGTSDSDDDMVPA from the coding sequence TTGAGCACCAACACCACTTCGCGTCGCGCACTAAACCGTGTCGCCGCATCAGCCTTCGCTGGCACGGCAATGGAATGGTATGACTATATTTTGTATGGCACGGCATCCGCCGTCGTTTTTGCTCATTTGTTCTTCCCTTCACATGATCTGGCTGTGGCGACCATGTTGTCATTTGCGACCTTTGCCGCGGGATTCGTGGCACGGCCATTGGGTGCCATCATCTTTGGCCATCTCGGCGACAAATTGGGGCGCCGAACCGCGGTCATCGGCTCGATCGTCTTGATGGGTATCTCCACAGGAGTAATCGGCCTGCTTCCGAACTATCCGGCCGTGGGCATCATTGCGCCGCTGGCGCTGCTGCTGCTTCGGTTGTTTCAGGGCATCTCCGCTGGCGGCGAATGGGGAGGAGCAATGGTGTTGGTTCTGGAGCATGCGCCGAAAAAGAAGCACGGTATCTACGCAGCGATTCCCCAGCTTGGCTCACCCGTAGCTACACTGCTCTCCACGGGTGCGCTGGCCATCGTGGCAACGCTTCCCAACGACGACTTCCTGACTTGGGGCTGGCGTATCCCCTTCCTGATGGCATTCCCCTTTCTTGGGGTGGCGTTGTACCTTCGCTTCCGTGTCGAGGAATCCCCAGTCTTCAAACAGATGCAGGCCGAGCATGTCGTCGTCAAGGTGCCCCTTGTTAGCGCCATCCGTCATACGGGCGGCCGCATGCTCCTTGGTGGCATGGCAGCGCTGCTGGGCGGTTCGGGCTTCTTCATCATGACCACATTCATGATCAGCTACGGCACCAACGTCTTGGGTTTTGAACGTCAAACAATGCTCAACGCCACGCTATTCGGGGCGGTGGCCCAGATCGTCGTCATCGTTGTTTCGGGGCGGATGGCAGATAAAATCGGTGCTTGGAAGGTCTGCGCCGGCGGGGCGCTAATCTCAGCTTTGGCCGCGTTCCCGGTATTTGCGCTGGTGGACACGGGTAACGCAGCACTTGCCACTCTGGGTGTCGTCCTCGGGATGGGGGCCTTGACCATCCCCTACGGTCCCATCGGTTCCCTGCTCTCAGGCATGTTTCCCGCCCAGTACCGGTACAGTGCCATGGCCGTCTCCTACAACGTTTTTGGCATCATTGGAGGTTTCCTGCCCATCATTTCCCAGGTCCTGCTGGTTCAGACAGGCAACGCGTCCTGGGGTGTTGCGCTCTTGCTTATGGGAGTGTCCCTCATCAGCATGGTCGGGGCCATAGGTGCAGGCTCGCGCGGCGTGGCGGCCAAGCGGGCCAAGGAGGACATCGCCGAGCAAGCTCGCGGAACGTCCGACTCCGACGACGACATGGTGCCAGCCTAG